The stretch of DNA GCACATGAAGTTTGGATTCCCCAGGCCAAGGGTCCGCGTGGTGGGCACTGCACTCCCCCGACTGGCCGGGGGAGAAAAGAACGTCTCAGTCAGCAGGCCAGGGCCACTGGAGCGATGAAAAGATAATtctctcccccaccaccaccggACCTCATGCGGCGTCAAATCATTTGTGAGCAGTGACACGGCCAGATTGGGCCGAAAGGATATGAGTGGGAAACTTCAAAACCTGCTCATGTTTCTGGGGCCGTGAAAGGATTTGTATAACACATTCAAATTTGATGGACTTTCCCATGTTCAGTCCGGacagcccttttttttgttgacatgTTCAAATAATGAATCTCTTATGTGTAGGATCCCTTTTTCCCTCCTGCTTCCGAGTCCCGTTTCTAGTTTTGGAGTAGGGATGCTGTACGGACCATTCCATCGTCTGTCCCAAGCTTATGGAGAACCGCTGACTCGCTGGCTTTCAGGAACCAGGGTGAGTGGTTCTGGCTCGGTTTATCTTTTTACCTAAAGCTGTCAGGAGCAACATCGTTTGCTACAAAACTTTGCGTAATTACTCCTAAAATGTAGTAATTTCCTCTGGGCCTGTGACTGACATTGATTATGCGATAAGAGGTAATCACAGGTCAGTGAGGCGTCCACACAGAGAGAGGCATCCATTATAATTCATTAGATGATCGTAGTTTGTAGCTTAATTTCTCTAAGTGGTGCCAAAGCTGCAGGAGCTCATAGATAATTTGACTTTGATTGATAACTGAAATCTTTTGGGGGAAACCTCGCCCTCTGTCTCACGAAAATAATGCACTTTAACAGGGATTTGTTGAGAAGGAGAGCACTGAGTGGATTTCTTACGTGACGTTCTCGCTCTGTTCTAGGTGCTGAAATGGAACATGTATTTTTGATTCTTTCACTGTTTAGTAAGGCCTTGTCAGTCGGAGCTCAGTTCAATGGATACAACTGCGACGGCAACTTTCACAGCCGCTTCCCCGGTGAGGACCTCAGAGACACAGACTTTTATAGTTAGAATTACTGGATGGTAATTATgtatgcaactttttttttttaaggaaattaTTCTTCTAATTAGCTACATATTCCAAAGAGGGAAgtaataaaattattttgtgcACCGTGATTCCCAAACTGCACCACAATGctaaaactttctttttctttttttcgtaaattttttgaaagaaaatccTTAATTCACACAGAATAGAGTTCAGTCACCTCTCTTAACTCTCTGGTCCCTCACCTGTGCTTGGTCGCGCGTCTCTTGCAGCCGAGAGGGACATCAGCGTGTACTGCGGCGTGCAGACGATCACCCTCAAGATCAACTTCTGCCCGGTCCTCTTCTCCGGCTACACCGACACCGACCTGGCCCTCAACGGTCGCCACGGGGACGCCCACTGCCGAGGgttcatcaacaacaacaccttTCCCACCGTCGTGATCTTCAGCATCAGCCTGGCCACGCTGGAGTCCTGTGGCAACTCCCTGATGGTAAGAAGAACAGAAACGGTAGAGTTTGCAGGTAATAATGAAAAGTAGATCGATAATGCCACATTCTAACAAGGtattaaaatggcaaaaaagcATTTTGTAGATAAAAGAATGAATGTTGACTAATTGTGTTTATCATACTTACAGAGTAGTATGGCATAGTATAGGTGGTATCAACCCCTGTCAGGTGTAGAAGAGTGAGATAACGGAGGTCTTTTTGCAAGTCAGGAGAAGGAGCGTTACCCACATTGATGTTTTTCCCCACAGGTGTCCACTGCTCAAGGACCCAACGCTTACGGGAACCTGTCCCTGGTGCAGATTGGAAATATATCAGGGTACATCGACACACCAGACCCTCCGACCATCATCAGCTACCTGCCAGGTCTGCTCTACAAGTTCAGCTGCAGTTACCCACTGGAGTACCTTGTCAACAATACACAGCTGGCCTCGTAAGTACCACTCACACCAGCGCTTCTGCTCTTGAAGCTAGCGTGAAAGGGCGCTGCTAAGAAGCTGTGCACTGAAAATGAAACGGAAGAAACTGTGAATAGGGGAACAACTGGTGCAATGCATCACAATAAGCCtcaaagaaacatttacacTGCTCTGATTTAGTTGACTTTACATCAAATGTGCTAATGAAAGTTTAAATTTCTGAGGCTGTGCTTTTTGAAAATGTCTAATTTTATCCTTATGCTGGACTAAAAATGTAGAATAAACTACATAGTACTGATGGTTTTTGTCTTCCTAAAATGGATTGTAATGCATAAAGAGACAACATTAGTACAAAATGTAGTAGTAGTTACATCAACACATTGCTCAGAGCTCAAGAGTCTGGAGACactgtgtgttgttgctgattTCATAATCTTTTATATTTCCGGTGTTTAGTAATCTAACACCTgcaagttttttatttaaaaatgaatatatctGGTGGGTATGTAGAGGGTGTCATTATCGATATTGTCTGAGTATTAGGAAATAAGGCAAACTGTGCACTTGCACAATTATTTTCTGACAAATAAAAGATTGGAACGGACGttcaaaacttttctttttttttttttatctccactgAAGGTCAGCAGCTGCAATCTCAGTGAAGGAAAGCAACGGTACATTCATCAGCACGTTGAACCTGCTGCTTTACAATGTAAGTTCAGTCGAatcaaaatgtgttgttttcccGTACATGGGTGCCTAGCCCGTCGAGCCGTAGTCGAGGGCATTACAAGGCTATGCAGCTACGTAAGGTCAATCTGCACCTCTACCTTACTCAGAAACTGTTTCATACAGCTAAAGTCGGCGATAAACTACATTTAACCACTGAGCGAATCACTGTTGAACGGAAGGAAATATAAAAGAATCGTGACACCTGCTTTAATAGCACGACGTGGTTTATGCACAGGACTCATCATACGTTCAGCAACTGTCCATCCCGATGGCGGGACTGACCCTGAAGACGCGGGTGTTCGCAGCTGTGAAAGCCAGTAACCTGGACAGGAGGTATTCAGTCACCGTGCAGACATTCATTCAGATCATGTTCACTCTTGATCAAAGTATGCTTCCCATAGACTGATCCCTAACATCCGTACACACCGTAAGACTCAACAAtacatggggaaaaaacaaagagaggacTCAAAATAAGCTACATAATAGCACTGTCCAAGGGACCGGAGCAATCAGCAAGATATTTTTTATCTCAATATCTCAcacaacacagtgaaaaacGAGCTTTAAAATCTGCGTGGTGTATGAACGCTCGTCGGACTCATGGAGGGATTAGGCTCTCATCTGTGTCACTTTGTTGACATGAGAGGGCCCTTTGTGTGTTGCAGCCAGCAGCCCCTGCACCGCTGCACCGTGTGAGACGTGTGAGAGCCTGGTCCGGTCTGACGCTATCTCAGACATGACGgtggacatttttttaatgactttcaAGCTCGGAAATTATGACTAAACCTCTTAAAACATGGAAGAAAGTCGTGGGAGTCCCTCACAAGCTGCAATTCACACAGTGCAATGCAGTAGAGCTAAGtctttaattaaatacaaaGTTTTCCGTGGCTTCTCATTAACATTTCATAAATCACTAACAAATGTCCCAAATTAGTTCCATACACATTATTCTGAGGTTTGGTCTTGTTGCAGTCAGACAAATATATCTTCTCCTCTGACTCTGAACTTCAGTCTGAGCTGACAATGCGCAGCCTTTGTGTCGGTGTCATTTGATCTGGTCTGCACAGCTGATGGTGGGTGGGTCAGCGTCTACAGATACTAAATACATAAGCAGATGTTTTCCTACGATCAGAGAAACATGAGCTAAATGATCATAAcataaaaaatcatttaatccAGATGTTGAGACTTTTGCTGCTAAGTACATAAATGAGGGCGATAGAGTTGTTATGTCACATCATTATATTTACTGAAAGCTCAAAGTTAACTCTGctggtttatttgcatttaagtCCTTGAACTCGTAATAATGTGATGAATTTGAATGTCTTTCCAAACAGATGGAACGTTTTAATGGACTACTGTTACACCACGCCGTCTGGAAACCCCAACGATGACCTCCGCTATGACCTCTTCTTTAGGTAACCGCAATTCAAATAACGCCGCACATTTATTCCtcacttcttgttttcttttcttgtaaTACTGTCTGTCTCATTCCTTTCTTGAGTCAGCTGTGAAAAAGACCCTCAGACCACCGTCTTTGAGAATGGGAAAAGCCAAATGGGCCGCTTTGCCTTCGAAGTATTCCGTTTCGTGAAGCACAAGAACCAGAAGATGTCCACCGTCTTCCTGCACTGCGTCACCAAGCTGTGCCGAGCAGACGACTGCCCCATGCTCGTGCCGGTGAGACGAGGGGCACCCACATGCTGACACTTTAGATTAAAACATATAATCCTTCATgtcagttaagaaaaaaacacaataggCGTATTCCTAGTTTTTCTTCAGGAAGCCTCGATGGTTCGTAGTCATCGTGCAGTATGTGTTTTCTGAACACCTTGTCACAACTCTGCTACCACATCCCTCTTAGATTTGTGGCAGCAGGAAAAAGAGAGACGTCCTAGAAGGAAAGGAATCGAACGCTGCGTCTGGAAATGCCGTCCTGACCGCCGGGCCTATCATCACTCGGAGTGGTACGGCTGgattacttttattactttattttcagATTGTACTGGTGCTGTCTGAGGGGCTCTTTCTACCAGCCTGAACTACTTAATGAAATCATATAGCACCATGacctctgcatttttttttttttttttttttggaattttaaATTATCAGATTCAGACAAGACTTTATTTccaagtatatttgtacataggaaattgccttggtgtttgttgcataaaaaaattataaaagaagataaaataaaataaatcgtaaacatatacacactaaaatatacaaaaaatatatatccacTGTACAATAGCATAATCAacatataattaaatatgttgATGGGAATATGAAAAGGAACTGGAGCGGAGCTGTGATACTGTGTGCTGCCTTTACACTTAAATGccattcatgttttgtttttgttgttttacacaGATGAAACTCCAACTAACAACTCTCAGCTGGGTAAGAGtctctgtccatttttttttgtttgtttgttttttgtttttttgccttttaattACAGGAATTCTTTAAAAtagttgaaaatgtttttttaatatgtccGTGCTGTACATTGACAGCCCTTATTTTCTTATTCCCTTATTATAAACTACAATCCAGAATGACAATTTTGAAACTACTAGTATAGACAGAGAGAACAAGTGACTGTAATCGAGATTAAAAGAACTATGATATTCCAGgtcagaaaaaaaggcagagtCAGTTCAGAGTCAGTTCAGAGCCTTTGTTATATCCTTGTCTATTTTACCAGAGAAGAAACGAGTGTCTGTTGTAATGTTGTTATAAGgatatgcattgacgtcactgccgcctggggccacgccccctgagtggcaaaaacacagtgaaatgtatcaggaAATACAGAGAGTTTgggaaaaatgtgaattatcagatcaaattaaggacaattggactcgacaatgcaAGAAAGAACTTGTATGGATTTGGGAAAGTGAATTAGCCTCATTTTCAGTTcctttaagttagttttaggtaatttcattatgataaatgtagctaaataaaatatgctaacgctaagagctttactgaggcGTTAAAAGGATTCcgtttgttattttattgtattttacaatCGTATCGGCAGACTTATCTAACAGCCCTCTAGGACGTAACTTAAGAGGTaattaaggtatgacttcatccaaaaaataaataaatacagcataaattaatattacctgacactaaatgtgaaccacaacgccaggtttcggtgcctggattccagttgtttcttcgtagtGCAGCGATCCTTTCTGTAAAAAATGTATCTCTGACTGCGtttcaaaaaacagaaaaaaaaacccaaaacagctATTCAccgtttttttaaatcaagttaATTAAGACGCCATTAAAGCCTGTGGTTCAAACTAACGAAGCTAATCCCCATGCTCAACTCAGcggtaaccatggagacttcgctagctgtgacgtcacatgcacaTCCTCTATACCGGAATTCCGCATTTACCTTTTGAATGTGGATCCTGTTTAATTCTGCTAACAAACACCTTtgtttgtataaaaaataaataaataaataaataaaaacttcaaattcattttaatgcattaCCCATATATGTATGAGAAGGTGAagtcatccattttttttttttcatttttttttgtgtggatatcacccacagatgttcctatatGGAGGTCTTTGTGCTCACTATATTTATGAAACAGTATTGGTAACAGGAACCTGGATGATCttaattgtttcttttctcttcagcCTCTCTGAAAGCTCCGGTGTTTCAGATGAACACGGTGACAAGTGCACTCATCTCAGGCATGATCATCCTCGGCGTCATGAGCGTTTGCTTCTTCATCTTCGCCCTCACCCTCCTCAAAGGCAAGAGCGCTCCTGTCAGCACCCTGCCTGGCGTCCGCAACCCAGTCTTCAACTGAGCGCCCCGAACCCAACTCACTGAAGATACCTCCCCACTGCTCACAGTGCTAAAGCGAGGGGCAAATAACAGATGTAATATGATGTTTGTGCATGTAGTCATTTTACGAGAGAGTACAAGCGGTAATTTAGAAACTGTTACCAGGTCTGTACAGTGTGCATTAGTGTAGAAGTAAAGCAGAACTTGTCCTTTGTTTTTCAACCAATGCGGCAGGCCAGGCCTCGTGACCTGCATCTTATTATTTGTCGTGCAGCCTTAACCCACATAGCTGGGACCCTCATAATTTAATTCTATACCTCAGCTATACAGCTTTCATTGCAGGGTGAAGAATCAATTGTAAGGCGTAAAGTGCATTGTAATAGTGTATAATCTTTTGTAAAACTCACACTTTCTGGTTAGAGGCTGAAATATGAGAACGCTacattaaaaatctaatttgagAGAATGAGGAAAACACTACTGTATAAAATAAAGACTGATTAAGTACAACCCATCGGAGCTATTTTGTTGTAAGCAGATGATGTATATGAATTCATTGCTGTAGTCTTCTGTCCGTCAGCACATAAAGCCTTCCCAGATGATTTGCATCTTGCTTTCCAGTGGGAGATTAAGTGCAAGAAAAAAGTGAGAGGGCAAAATTGCTATGGAAAGTAGAGTTGCAGCTCCTTAAGATGCCAACGGTCTGTGCATTTAGCTTCCTGAGAATCAGACCTGTGTTTGTATCTCGCAGCAGTGCGAGGGTGTTATGGCAGTGTAGCTCTGCAACTGTCCTCAGGGTGGTGCTATCACACCAGTGCTTAGTTATGTAAAGTCAGAGGATGACTGCCAAGTTTCACTTCTGCAGCATTTCTAGATTGTGAGATATACTGCCCTTAAATAGATTCTTAAAAAAAGGTCCTGACAATATCAAATGCTCGGCTTTCGTCTTTACAACACTGTGAGTTGCAGTTATAATAATACAACACCAAATTACTTGTGGACTATTGTCTCCAGGATGATTCGTATTGCTTATGTACGCCATTTTTTATTACATGAGAATGTCACGACCGCTCTCATGTCTGtgctaaataaagaaaaggacgTAAACAACACGAAGCAAGAAGTGAATGAGCTTAGTTTAGAATGGAAACTTGTACTGACTTAGTTACTGTTTCAATAGACTTGACTCCCTTTTAAACCAAACGCTGGTACTGaaatacatactatatatacagAAATGATCATTGTAAATATGACTGTAAGGTAAAATAGACATTTCAGAGATAGTGTTGAATGCAGTGAATATAATGGTTAGATTTTTTGATAACTGAATAACAATAATCCATAATCACAGCAGCACAAAGTGACAGGGAACGCACCCAATGAAATATCATATGTCAACATTTGACAGACATGTACAGTAGCGAGACAGCGACCCTTGACCCAGATTCCCTGACTCTGGGAGGTGAGCCCCCACACAGACGaggtggccgagtggttaaggcgatggactgCTAATCCATTGTGCTCTGCacgcgtgggttcgaatcccatcCTCGTCGTAACCTTTATGCACTTCTGGTGACATCAGTAAATGcatatgtgtgttgtgtgcataCCTGCACTTACAATTCTGATTCAGCCCCATGATGCTGATTGTAATCTTTCAACTTTGTAGTCTATACACTTGTTTCGATATTCTATGATGGGTCCGCAcaacaaagtcatttcaaatctAATAAATGAGCAATTAGTCTTGGCTTGAGATTACATCCATGTTTAAACTTAcgactgaatgtgtgtgtcatgtACTTCCTAAATTACCACGTTAAATATTAACTGATACAACATTTCCTCTATTTTAGTACTGCCCTCTATAGGAGCCAGccaaccaacatattttatgttttaaagtcATAACTAAATCAGCAATGATTGCGTTTTAACTAACAAGGAGTCAAGgtctaatatttaaatatgtgcaaaatgtttttttgttgttgttgtttttattacaagTAAGTACCAAATGTGAAAACCTTGCCTGCTTGGGACCTGCTCTGAATGCAGCACATTACACTGTGCAGTAACCAGTGAACAGCCACATTAACGTCCCCCGTCTGCATTATACAGACACGGCTTTAtgggtttagatttattttttgcaataaaaaaaatgaggtgtCTCAGTGACTTTATGTTTTTCAGACTCCTTTTCTGTACACAAGTTTGCCATCAATCCCCAGCTGATCTGGAAACGATTCCTTACATGTCCACTAGATATCCTCAGTGAGTTTCTCTGGCAGCCTTCAGCTACCCAAaccaacatacagtatatatctacatacagtgtttataaaatgttttgagATTAAggataaatcaaatcaaatattctttacctttaaatttaacatttacaatACTAATAGAAACCAAAGTTAAATAGTTcagagtaaaaatataaaaaaaacagcctaaCTGTTGAAGAGGCCACCCTTGAACTAGTATTTGGTTGAAGAACTCTTTGCATTTAATAATTCTtagctgttaaaataaatgtcttatcaGCTTGTTACATCTTTAAACGGGGAGGCCCATGTCGGTCGTTTAAATCATCAACCTTTTTTGGTGAAACCATCCTTTTTTCGTGGACTTGGATGTTTGCAGATTACTACTCCTTGACCTGGAACATACCAAGTTCACTAAGAGGTGAGCCAggagtaatatatatatatatatatatatatatatatatatatatatatatatatatttattatattatattattttatttattttttttttttttttttttttcagccggTCTTCAATGTGACACGGGATTTGAACCGCTTCCCCCTGGGGTATTCGCCAATCCGTGAGTGGAAATTTTCGATAACGCAATTATCGCAACATCGCAATTCATGAGACATGTTCGTGATATCCCATCTCGAATCTGTGAGCTCACGCGTAAAAATTGTGCGCGAGCGTGTGTGAGAGCGTAAAAATAACAAAGGGGGAGAccagaggaagcagaagaattaaaaatacatgagaAAGCATTGGCGTATCATATAAGGCAGGAAACAAACGCTTTGAGGGCATGGGAAATACAGCAGACTGAAAGTGAAAGCAGTGCTGAGCTCTGCCACACAAAAATCCCTAGAAGTCCATAGAACACATTGGTGGTGTccatatcaaataaaaaaaatccccttcGTCGTCTTATGATAACAATTAAAGAACAATGAAAGGTAGAGTCCATTATACAACTcaatacacagtatatacaaaaaactatgctataaatgtttgaaacttttcaaacacttgcattaataaatgtgttttagttgattataaaataaaaatatgaataattctGCAATAAATAGAAGGTTTCACAAGATACAGAGAGTTTGATAGAAGATTTAAACTATCCACAATCCACTAATCCTCAAAAATAGCAgaattaagtgaaaaaaaaacaaactaacaaaaaaaaaaacatctaaaatagCAAGGGTCCAGGATGGAGTATTAAAAAGTATGAATTGAGCCAGCATTCAATGTAATGATGAATACAACTGAGTAAACAAGAGCAAAGGGGCATGGCAGGATGTCA from Mugil cephalus isolate CIBA_MC_2020 chromosome 15, CIBA_Mcephalus_1.1, whole genome shotgun sequence encodes:
- the zpld1a gene encoding zona pellucida-like domain-containing protein 1a, yielding MEHVFLILSLFSKALSVGAQFNGYNCDGNFHSRFPAERDISVYCGVQTITLKINFCPVLFSGYTDTDLALNGRHGDAHCRGFINNNTFPTVVIFSISLATLESCGNSLMVSTAQGPNAYGNLSLVQIGNISGYIDTPDPPTIISYLPGLLYKFSCSYPLEYLVNNTQLASSAAAISVKESNGTFISTLNLLLYNDSSYVQQLSIPMAGLTLKTRVFAAVKASNLDRRWNVLMDYCYTTPSGNPNDDLRYDLFFSCEKDPQTTVFENGKSQMGRFAFEVFRFVKHKNQKMSTVFLHCVTKLCRADDCPMLVPICGSRKKRDVLEGKESNAASGNAVLTAGPIITRSDETPTNNSQLASLKAPVFQMNTVTSALISGMIILGVMSVCFFIFALTLLKGKSAPVSTLPGVRNPVFN